TTGTTCTCAGCCATGACCGATTCCTTCCTGCAGACGATGCGGTTCCGCCAGCCTACTCCGGATGCTTCAACATCGGACCTCGCCGAGGTGGGTCGACGTCAACGACATCGAGCTGGGATTGCCCCGGGTCGAGTTCATCGTGAAGCTGGCCTTCCACGGCAGGTACCGGTCGTCGGAGGACTCGATGAGATCGCCCGCACTGGTGAACGCGCGGCGCCTCACCCGCAGCAGCGGTGTGCCGACGGGAACGTCGAGCAGCGCGGCGTCGTCCTCGTTCGCGCCGATCGCGTCAATGGTCCGCGACGCCCGGCTGATGTCGACGCCCCGGTCGATGAGCTCCTGATAGATCGAACCGGAATCGGTGTCGAAGGCGAGCACATGGCGGCCGAACTCCAGGGGGTAGTTGAGCCGTTCGACCATGGTGGGCACATCGTCCATGAGGCGCAGCCGGAAGACGGAGACGACCGGGTCGCCGTCGGGAATGCGCAGGCTCGCGGCCAGTGGCTTCTCCGCAGGCTGGCGAGCGACCCATTGGGTGCGCTGACCGGGGACGATGTCGGCGTTGTGGCACCACTGCGAGAAGGAGATGATGTCATCGAAGGACTGGGTGGGCACATTGTCGAGCACAACGGTCCGACGCCCCCGGCCCGAGGAGATGAGCCCTTCGGTCCGCAGCGTCGACATCGCCTGTCGGACGGGGCCGCGGGAGCTGGTGAACTTCCGGGTCAGCTCCGCCTCCGAGGGCAATTCGTCCCCCGGCTGGAAGTGGCCCTCGCGAATCGCGGTCCGCAGGTAGTGGGCGATCTCGTCGTGCTGCTGTCGCGTGCGCTGCTGAGTCATGTGTGCTGGTCTCGTCGGGGTCGGGGATGGGGGCAGGCGCTTCCACCTGTGCTCTCGTGCTGCCGGAGGCGCCGTCGTGCTGCTCTGTGCTGCCGTGCTGCTCTGCTGCCGGAGCTGCCGCTGCACTGGTCGGTCACCGGTCACCCCTACTTCTTAGATCCGTCGGGTGAACCTGAAGTGCCGACCGGCATCCGCAGCCTCGCGTTCAGGTGAACAATCACCAAACTTGTACATACATGTACTCATCGTAGCCGAGGAAACGACCATGATGGGGGAATGTCGACAACAGATCTCATCATCACCGGCTCCGGAATTCTGGGCCTGGCCACCGCGTTCCTCGCTCACCGACAGGGCCGGCGCGTCCGCGTCATCGACCGCTGCGCCCGTCCGGTCGGATCATCCGTACAGAACTTCGGTCACGCCTGCTTCACGGGGCAAGCCGACGACATCCAAGACCTGGCCATGACCTCTCGAGCCGGTTGGCAGCAGGCCGCCGCAGCGACCGGAATCTGGGCCGCAGAGACCGGTTCGTACATTCCGGCCATGACCGAGCCGGAGCTTCGCGTGCTCCAGGAGTTCGCCGATCACCGAGGTCCAGATCAGGCTCGCCTGCTCGGCGCCGAGGAGGTTGCGAGCGCCGTCGGGAATCCGAACCTGGGTGCCGTCGGAGGGGCCCACTTGCCCCAAGATATGCGCGTCGACCCGCGGGAGGCCGCCCCGGCGATCGCCCGCTGGCTCGCCGATCGGGGCGTCGAATTCACCTGGAACACCACCGTCACCGAGGTGGCCGACGGCACCGTGTCCACCAACCGCGGTCAGTTCCACGCTGAGCAGGTCGTCGTGTGCCCGGGCCTCGGACTGAGTGCTCTCTTCCCCTCCATCGCCGAAGCCCACGGTGTTCGCACCTGCACCTTGGTCATGTCCCTGATCGAGCGTCCGCGGCACATCCCCACCGGGCTCGCCCTGCTCACGGGAACGTCCCTGGCCCGCTACGACGGATTCGCCGCGATGCCGGGAGCATCGGCCCTGCGGGAGGACCT
The Brevibacterium marinum genome window above contains:
- a CDS encoding TIGR03364 family FAD-dependent oxidoreductase produces the protein MSTTDLIITGSGILGLATAFLAHRQGRRVRVIDRCARPVGSSVQNFGHACFTGQADDIQDLAMTSRAGWQQAAAATGIWAAETGSYIPAMTEPELRVLQEFADHRGPDQARLLGAEEVASAVGNPNLGAVGGAHLPQDMRVDPREAAPAIARWLADRGVEFTWNTTVTEVADGTVSTNRGQFHAEQVVVCPGLGLSALFPSIAEAHGVRTCTLVMSLIERPRHIPTGLALLTGTSLARYDGFAAMPGASALREDLAQREPELVDVIANLMVTDIADGLLIGDSHAYSLSPEPFIDETIADLLLDRVTGILGIDAPVVSQRWLGHYADSTDTNLILEHPDERTTVAVVTSGIGMTLSFGIADRILGGSPIETAASVTADTPTSDEVVMSGR
- a CDS encoding GntR family transcriptional regulator produces the protein MTQQRTRQQHDEIAHYLRTAIREGHFQPGDELPSEAELTRKFTSSRGPVRQAMSTLRTEGLISSGRGRRTVVLDNVPTQSFDDIISFSQWCHNADIVPGQRTQWVARQPAEKPLAASLRIPDGDPVVSVFRLRLMDDVPTMVERLNYPLEFGRHVLAFDTDSGSIYQELIDRGVDISRASRTIDAIGANEDDAALLDVPVGTPLLRVRRRAFTSAGDLIESSDDRYLPWKASFTMNSTRGNPSSMSLTSTHLGEVRC